The following DNA comes from Mycobacterium sp. MS1601.
AAGATGTGACGCCAGCTCGCGTAGCCGGTGTCGGCATTGCGATAGATGGCGGAGTTGGCGCTCAGTGCCAGCAGCAGGGGCAGCCACGGCCGTAGTCGCGTACAGACGCGAACAGCGGTGTCTCGATCGGGCACTGCGACGTGCACGTGGCAGCCCGAGATGCCCTGCTCGTGGGCGATCATCCCGAAATCGGCGGCAATGCGCCGGTAACGGGGTTTGTCGGTGATGGGGAATTCGTGCGGAACAGTCGGTGGCAGCGCCACAGCCAGCAGCCGCGCATTCGCCTTCTCCGCGGCGGCTGCGCTGATGCGGCGCAGGCGGGTGATCGCGTCATGCACCTCACCTGGTGTGCGAAGAACGTCGGTGGCGGTCTCCACCTGGCAGGTGGTCAGCTCCATCTGCAGATCCACCCCCTGCTCAGCGGCGTTCTGGGCCACCTCGGTGTTCAGTGCGACGGGCGCGCCGGTATCCGGGTCGACGAGCAGAAACTCCTCCTCGACGCCGATGGTCGGTGGATCGCCGAAATCAGCTGTCATCGCGCCGGGATTCACCGATGTGTGCGCAATCAAACGCGTAGCATCCGACGCGATGAGCGGGAACTTTCGATTCGGGGTCGGCGTCAACCGCGTTCATTCGGGTGCGGCGCTGGTGGAAAATGCAAGGCGCTTCGAAGATCTCGGGTACGACGTGTTCATCGTGCCGGACCATTTGGGCGCCATCGCACCGTTTCCCGCACTGGCCGCCG
Coding sequences within:
- a CDS encoding glutamate--cysteine ligase, translating into MTADFGDPPTIGVEEEFLLVDPDTGAPVALNTEVAQNAAEQGVDLQMELTTCQVETATDVLRTPGEVHDAITRLRRISAAAAEKANARLLAVALPPTVPHEFPITDKPRYRRIAADFGMIAHEQGISGCHVHVAVPDRDTAVRVCTRLRPWLPLLLALSANSAIYRNADTGYASWRHILWNRWPSAGPPPHLHSAAEFDTVVAEMQDSGTIVDDGMVYWDARPSAKFPTVEIRAADVSATAADATLLAVLIRAAVMTALRLPDLDRVTSDHVLRAAYWRCARDGTQGKMPVLLTAFVDELRPALEAAGDYDYASAELQRVLRDGNGAARQRRAWQRRNSIDDVLAEVAAATVS